In one window of Streptomyces roseofulvus DNA:
- a CDS encoding NADP-dependent oxidoreductase: MEAILFEEFGGPEVLRHTTDAAVPVPGPGEVRLRVVAAGVNPMDWKVRRGFLEEFFPTTFPAVPGIEVAGTVDAVGEGVTGLAVGDEVFGWSTTGAYAQYALAGGNLLPKPAGLSWEAAVGLPVAGETAARVLEQLGVREGETLFLHGAAGIVGTIAVQLAVAAGVTVVGSASVSNHAYLRELGAIPVEYGDGLADRVRAAAPRGVDAVFDAAGHGVLPVAIALLGGEGVADKARIVTIASVDAAEHGIVYSLPEQDAERVRGWLSAQAEGVVAGTLRLRHAETFPLKEAARAQELSESGHAQGKLTLAP; this comes from the coding sequence ATGGAGGCGATCCTCTTCGAGGAGTTCGGCGGACCCGAGGTGCTGCGGCACACGACGGACGCCGCGGTGCCGGTGCCGGGGCCCGGCGAGGTGCGGCTGCGGGTGGTGGCGGCGGGCGTCAACCCGATGGACTGGAAGGTGCGCCGGGGGTTCCTGGAGGAGTTCTTCCCGACGACGTTCCCCGCCGTGCCGGGGATCGAGGTGGCCGGCACGGTCGACGCGGTCGGCGAGGGCGTGACCGGACTCGCCGTCGGCGACGAGGTGTTCGGCTGGTCGACGACCGGCGCGTACGCCCAGTACGCCCTCGCCGGCGGCAACCTCCTGCCGAAGCCGGCCGGTCTGTCCTGGGAGGCGGCGGTCGGCCTGCCGGTCGCCGGCGAGACCGCGGCGCGGGTCCTGGAGCAGCTCGGCGTGCGGGAGGGCGAGACGCTCTTCCTGCACGGCGCGGCGGGGATCGTCGGCACCATCGCCGTCCAGCTCGCGGTCGCCGCGGGCGTCACGGTCGTCGGCTCGGCGTCCGTGTCCAACCACGCGTACCTGCGGGAGCTCGGCGCGATCCCGGTCGAGTACGGCGACGGGCTCGCCGACCGGGTGCGGGCCGCGGCGCCGCGGGGCGTCGACGCGGTCTTCGACGCGGCGGGGCACGGAGTGCTGCCGGTCGCGATCGCGCTGCTCGGCGGGGAGGGGGTGGCGGACAAGGCGCGGATCGTGACGATCGCGTCCGTGGACGCGGCGGAGCACGGCATCGTGTACAGCCTCCCCGAGCAGGACGCGGAGCGGGTACGGGGCTGGCTGAGCGCCCAGGCGGAGGGCGTCGTCGCGGGCACGCTGCGGCTGCGGCACGCGGAGACGTTTCCTCTGAAGGAGGCGGCGCGGGCGCAGGAACTCAGCGAATCCGGCCACGCCCAGGGCAAACTGACCCTGGCCCCGTAG
- a CDS encoding response regulator transcription factor encodes MPHWGTTMTAVLPLAAPDAPAGPAHPLATPGERETEVLRHLALSHRNRHIAEQLHISESTVKFHVANILGKLGVASRGEAAALFHAAA; translated from the coding sequence GTGCCGCACTGGGGCACCACCATGACGGCCGTCCTGCCGCTGGCCGCGCCGGACGCCCCGGCCGGGCCCGCGCACCCGCTGGCGACGCCGGGCGAGCGGGAGACCGAGGTCCTGCGGCACCTGGCGCTCAGCCACCGCAACCGGCACATCGCCGAGCAGCTGCACATCAGCGAGTCGACGGTGAAGTTCCACGTGGCGAACATCCTCGGCAAGCTCGGCGTCGCCTCCCGCGGCGAGGCGGCGGCCCTCTTCCACGCGGCCGCGTGA
- a CDS encoding bifunctional 3'-5' exonuclease/DNA polymerase, which yields MSERWALAPEPEGEGAVLVPLGPDGTPAGEARREPDLVAAVRARPEVARWVWRSTAEVYPRLLAAGVRVERCYDVEDAEQLLLGHEGRLGEPRSAAAAWARLRNAPVPPDPPQRTAEPGSQDSLFEPRPVVSVPFEGLLAVYAEQQRRHDRAEHPGRMRLLTAAESAGMLVAAEMHRAGLPWRADVHRELLHELLGERYAGGGEPRRLAELADEVSAAFGRRVRPDLPADVVKAFAQAGVRLRSTRRWELEEIDHPAVPPLIAYKKLYRIWTAHGWSWLADWVRDGRFRPEYLPGGTVSGRWTTNGGGALQIPKVIRRAVVANEGWRLVVADADQMEPRVLAAISRDPGLMEVAGHPDDLYTRLSDRAFSGDRDHAKIALLGAIYGQTSGDGLKNLAALRRRFPRAVAYVDEAAKAGEEGRLVRTWLGRTSPRAVGAGDDGEAGLPQEGPEQPVAEDGFTPGYASGNARARGRFTRNFVVQGSAADWALLMLAALRRSLSDAGMRAELVFFQHDEVIVHCPADEAAAVTEAIRAAGDEAGRIAFGATPVRFPFTTATVERYADAK from the coding sequence ATGAGCGAGAGGTGGGCGCTGGCGCCGGAGCCGGAGGGGGAGGGCGCGGTCCTGGTCCCCCTCGGGCCGGACGGCACGCCCGCCGGGGAGGCGCGCCGCGAGCCGGACCTGGTGGCGGCCGTCCGGGCCCGGCCCGAGGTGGCGCGCTGGGTGTGGCGGTCGACGGCCGAGGTGTACCCGCGGCTGCTCGCCGCCGGCGTCCGGGTCGAGCGGTGCTACGACGTCGAGGACGCCGAGCAGCTGCTCCTGGGCCACGAGGGCCGGCTCGGCGAGCCCCGGTCGGCCGCCGCCGCCTGGGCCCGGCTGCGGAACGCCCCGGTGCCGCCCGACCCGCCGCAGCGCACCGCCGAGCCCGGCTCCCAGGACTCCCTCTTCGAGCCGAGACCCGTCGTCTCCGTCCCCTTCGAGGGCCTCCTCGCCGTCTACGCGGAGCAGCAGCGCCGCCACGACCGGGCCGAGCACCCGGGCCGGATGCGGCTGCTCACGGCCGCCGAGTCGGCCGGGATGCTGGTGGCCGCCGAGATGCACCGGGCCGGGCTGCCCTGGCGGGCCGACGTGCACCGGGAGCTGCTGCACGAGCTGCTGGGCGAGCGGTACGCGGGCGGCGGCGAGCCGCGCCGGCTGGCCGAGCTCGCGGACGAGGTGTCCGCCGCGTTCGGCCGCCGGGTCCGGCCCGATCTGCCCGCCGACGTGGTGAAGGCGTTCGCGCAGGCCGGCGTCCGGCTGCGGTCCACCCGCCGCTGGGAGCTGGAGGAGATCGACCACCCGGCGGTGCCGCCGCTCATCGCCTACAAGAAGCTGTACCGGATCTGGACCGCGCACGGCTGGTCCTGGCTGGCGGACTGGGTGCGGGACGGCCGGTTCCGGCCGGAGTACCTGCCGGGCGGCACGGTCAGCGGCCGCTGGACGACCAACGGCGGCGGGGCGCTCCAGATCCCCAAGGTGATCCGGCGGGCGGTCGTCGCCAACGAGGGCTGGCGGCTGGTGGTGGCGGACGCCGACCAGATGGAGCCGCGGGTGCTCGCCGCGATCTCCCGCGACCCGGGCCTGATGGAGGTCGCCGGGCACCCCGACGACCTCTACACCCGTCTGTCCGACCGGGCCTTCTCCGGCGACCGCGACCACGCCAAGATCGCCCTGCTGGGCGCGATCTACGGGCAGACCAGCGGCGACGGCCTGAAGAACCTGGCGGCCCTGCGGCGCCGCTTCCCGCGCGCGGTCGCCTATGTGGACGAGGCGGCGAAGGCGGGCGAGGAGGGCCGGCTCGTCCGCACCTGGCTCGGCCGGACCAGCCCGAGGGCGGTCGGCGCGGGCGACGACGGCGAGGCGGGCCTCCCCCAGGAGGGCCCCGAACAGCCCGTCGCGGAGGACGGGTTCACCCCCGGCTACGCCTCCGGGAACGCCCGGGCGCGCGGCAGGTTCACCCGTAACTTCGTCGTCCAGGGCAGCGCCGCCGACTGGGCGCTGCTGATGCTGGCGGCGCTGCGCCGGAGTCTGTCGGACGCCGGGATGCGGGCCGAGCTGGTCTTCTTCCAGCACGACGAGGTGATCGTGCACTGCCCGGCGGACGAGGCCGCGGCGGTGACGGAGGCGATCCGGGCGGCCGGTGACGAGGCGGGCCGGATCGCCTTCGGGGCGACACCGGTCCGCTTCCCGTTCACGACGGCGACGGTGGAGCGGTACGCGGACGCCAAGTAG
- a CDS encoding SigE family RNA polymerase sigma factor — protein MRTSRADEFLEFASARTGQLFRSACLLTSGDVHLAEDLTQETLGKMYALWGRTSRIGNPAAYAQTVLVRTFLSHQRRRSATERPLGELPDHTPDDGTDPLLRIALLDALAALPPKDRAVVVLRYWEDRSVEETADALHTSSAAVRTRSTRALGKLRQRLGGSIAEFATR, from the coding sequence ATGAGAACGTCCCGCGCGGACGAGTTCCTGGAGTTCGCCTCGGCCCGCACCGGCCAGCTGTTCCGCTCGGCCTGCCTGCTGACCAGCGGGGACGTTCACCTCGCCGAGGACCTCACGCAGGAGACGCTGGGGAAGATGTACGCCCTCTGGGGACGGACGTCCCGGATCGGCAACCCGGCCGCGTACGCGCAGACCGTCCTCGTCCGCACGTTCCTCAGCCACCAGCGCCGCCGCTCCGCGACCGAGCGCCCGCTGGGCGAACTGCCCGACCACACCCCGGACGACGGCACCGACCCGCTGCTGCGGATCGCCCTCCTCGACGCGCTTGCCGCACTGCCCCCGAAGGACCGGGCGGTCGTGGTGCTCCGCTACTGGGAGGACCGCAGCGTCGAGGAGACCGCCGACGCCCTGCACACCAGCTCCGCGGCCGTCCGCACCCGCTCCACCCGCGCCCTCGGCAAACTGCGGCAGCGCCTCGGCGGCAGCATCGCCGAGTTCGCCACCCGCTGA
- a CDS encoding DUF6479 family protein, whose amino-acid sequence MNTLSAEVLAAGVWQSGLAQVLGGLVLVAVLITAFWFGYRVRTREPRPPQPEEQPHRPDTGALPGEMSEYRRPAEMPQTDGEHRLMPYQLKDAGTETSPDPPSEEKRKWGGISSGGFGSGGPGHGD is encoded by the coding sequence ATGAACACTCTCAGCGCAGAGGTCCTGGCCGCTGGGGTTTGGCAGTCAGGTCTGGCACAAGTGCTCGGCGGCCTGGTTCTCGTCGCCGTCCTGATCACGGCCTTCTGGTTCGGCTACCGGGTCCGCACCCGGGAGCCCCGTCCACCGCAGCCCGAGGAACAACCGCACCGCCCGGACACCGGTGCCCTGCCCGGCGAGATGTCGGAGTACCGCCGCCCGGCCGAGATGCCGCAGACCGACGGCGAACACCGGCTCATGCCGTACCAGCTCAAGGACGCCGGCACGGAGACCTCGCCCGATCCCCCGAGCGAGGAGAAGCGCAAGTGGGGCGGCATCTCCAGCGGCGGCTTCGGCAGCGGAGGCCCCGGACACGGCGACTGA
- a CDS encoding RNA polymerase subunit sigma-70 has product MHTTPRPDAATPVPTAPGTRTRLRAMAHGLLGSAPEADRAVRATERLLASYGPGPRARRGPGPVPDPGPPPEAVLARVCLGRLRAREARRTDPWDPWSDSPDAPGPTPAERLVLVLHDLFGVPYEDLALALERAPAAVRQIGARARARARGAEEMPAPDPVRLRAAVDAVLAAAREGDTAALRALLDPDAVLRADTGAVRGGVRPAHGAPAVARVLAARAAVARPVLVDGAPGLIAAPDAVYRFTAPAGPITSIDVLADPPHLSRLTISS; this is encoded by the coding sequence GTGCACACCACCCCGCGCCCGGACGCGGCGACGCCCGTGCCCACCGCCCCGGGCACCCGGACCCGGCTGCGGGCGATGGCCCACGGCCTGCTCGGCTCCGCCCCGGAGGCGGACCGGGCGGTCCGGGCCACCGAACGCCTCCTCGCCTCGTACGGCCCCGGCCCCCGCGCCCGCCGCGGCCCCGGCCCGGTCCCCGACCCGGGACCGCCGCCCGAGGCCGTCCTGGCCCGCGTCTGCCTGGGCCGGCTCCGGGCCCGCGAGGCCCGCCGCACCGATCCGTGGGACCCCTGGTCGGACTCGCCGGACGCGCCCGGACCGACCCCCGCGGAGCGGCTCGTCCTCGTCCTCCACGACCTCTTCGGCGTCCCGTACGAGGATCTCGCCCTCGCCCTGGAGCGCGCCCCGGCCGCGGTCCGCCAGATCGGCGCCCGCGCGAGGGCCCGGGCGCGGGGCGCCGAGGAGATGCCCGCGCCCGATCCGGTACGCCTCCGGGCGGCCGTCGACGCGGTCCTCGCCGCCGCCCGGGAGGGCGACACGGCGGCCCTGCGCGCCCTGCTCGACCCGGACGCGGTGCTGCGGGCCGACACCGGGGCGGTACGCGGCGGAGTCCGGCCCGCCCACGGCGCCCCGGCGGTCGCCCGCGTCCTCGCGGCCCGGGCGGCGGTGGCCCGCCCGGTCCTGGTCGACGGCGCTCCCGGCCTGATCGCCGCGCCGGACGCGGTCTACCGCTTCACGGCCCCGGCCGGCCCGATCACCTCGATCGACGTCCTGGCGGACCCGCCCCACCTCTCCCGCCTGACGATCTCGTCCTAG
- a CDS encoding pyridoxamine 5'-phosphate oxidase family protein: protein MREKGSHRREDLDAVLAAGWLCHLGVTVDGVPMVVPTAYGVDGDRLYVHGSVASRSLVQAPGSTVCVTVTHVDGLVLARSVFEHGVNYRCAMVYGVPEAVTDPEEKLRGLRALTEQSSPGQWEYVRRPSRKELAATSLLALDLTEASVKTRTGPPDDGDSEDAELGLWAGVLPVVTTFGTPVPDPALPADLAAAVPGHIAGRAGRRADGAESA, encoded by the coding sequence ATGCGGGAGAAGGGGTCGCACCGGCGGGAGGACCTGGACGCCGTGCTGGCGGCCGGGTGGCTGTGCCATCTCGGGGTGACCGTCGACGGCGTGCCGATGGTGGTGCCCACCGCGTACGGCGTCGACGGCGACCGGCTGTACGTCCACGGCTCGGTGGCCAGCCGGAGCCTCGTCCAGGCGCCGGGGTCCACCGTCTGCGTGACGGTCACGCACGTGGACGGGCTGGTCCTCGCGCGGTCCGTGTTCGAGCACGGGGTGAACTACCGGTGCGCCATGGTCTACGGCGTGCCCGAGGCGGTGACCGACCCCGAGGAGAAGCTGCGGGGGTTGCGGGCGCTGACCGAGCAGAGCAGCCCGGGGCAGTGGGAGTACGTGCGCCGGCCCAGCCGGAAGGAGCTGGCGGCCACCTCGCTGCTCGCGCTCGACCTCACCGAGGCGTCGGTGAAGACGCGGACCGGACCGCCGGACGACGGGGACTCCGAGGACGCGGAGCTGGGGCTGTGGGCCGGGGTGCTGCCGGTGGTCACCACCTTCGGCACGCCCGTGCCGGACCCCGCGCTGCCGGCCGACCTCGCCGCCGCCGTGCCCGGCCACATCGCCGGGCGGGCCGGCCGGCGGGCGGACGGAGCGGAGTCGGCCTAG